In bacterium, the genomic stretch TGCGTGCTCCCAGGTGCCCCTCACCTGGATGGTCTCACCATAACATGACTGCGCATGCGCAGCGCATGCAGGGAGTGCACCCACCACTTTCATACCTGATAATGGCTTCGTCGAACGGCTGCAAGGCACGATCCTGAGCGAACTGTGGCGCATCGCGTTCCGCCGAACGTACTATACGAGCATGGCGCAGTTGGAGCGGGACTTGCAAGCGTACCTGCGTTTCTACAATCGGGAGCGTCCCCATCAAGGGTATCGCTTGCACGGGCGAACGCCGGCGGCCCTGTTCGCTGGCAGGAAGGCCAGCTAACCCATGCCGCAGAGCTCGGTTGGAGTCCAAGAGTGTCAACACCTCATCCACACCGGACAGCCTAGAGGCGGTTCAGGCCGTTCAATGCTGCGACTTTGTAGGCCTCGGCGAGCGTGGGGTAGTTGAATACGGCGTCGCGAAGGTACGCGACCGTTCCGTCGTGGTCGATGAGCGTTTGCCCGATGTGCACGAGCTCGGTCGCGTTCTGTCCGATGATGTGCACGGCCAGCAACTTCAACGTGTGCCGGTGGAAGAGGAGCTTCAGGATGCCGGACCGGCCGCCGCTGATCTGCACGCGCGACAACTCGCGGAACGGGGCGACGCCCACCTCGTACGGCACCGATTGTTCCGTGAGGTGCTGCTCGGTGGGCCCGGTCATGGCGATCTCGGGGATCGTGTACATCCCGTACGGCAGGTTCGGGGGTAGGGGGGCCGCGTCGACCCCGAACGCGTGCAGCGCGGCGAGCCGGCCCTGTTCCATCGATGTCGAAGCGAGGCTCGGGAAGCCGATGACGTCGCCGGCGGCATACACATCCTCGACCTGGGTACGGAAGTACTGGTCCACCTTGAGGCGCCCGCGGGCGTCGGGTGTGACCCCGATGGACTCGAGGTTCAGGCCGGCCGAGGCGCCCTGCCGGCCGGCGGAAAACATCAGGGAGTCGGTCGTGAACGTCTTCCCGCTTTCGAGCTCGACCAGGACGCGGCCGTTGTCGTGCGGCCGGACGCCCGACACCTTCTCTCCGAACCGGAGCGTGATTCCCTCGTCTCGCATGTGATAGTAGAGCGCGTCCTCGATCTCGTCGTCGACGAAATCCAGCGGCCGCCGCCGCCCGTCGACGAGCGTCACCTGCACCCCGAGCACCTGGAAGATCGTCGCATACTCGAGGCCGACGACGCCGGCGCCGACGAACGTCATCGAGCGGGGGAGCGCCTGCAGCCGGAGCAGCCCGTCGCTGTCGATGATCCGGCGGTCGTCGAACTCGATCCCGGGCGGACGTCCGGGAGTCGTGCCGACCGCGATGACGGTCTTCTGAGTCTGCAGGATTCTCTGGCCGTCCGGCGTGGCGACGAGGATCCGGTGGGGGTCCATGAAGCTTGCCGTCCCGGCCACGACGTCGACGCGGTTGCGGATCAGCTGATCGCGGACGATGTTGACCTCGTTCTCGATGACGCGCTGGGTGCGGAACGTCAGGTCGTTGATGGTGATCTGCTCTTTCACCCGGTACGCGGCGCCGTACACCTGCCGCTGCCGGATGCCGGAGAGGTAGGCGACGGCCTCGCGCAGGGTCTTGCTGGGAATGGTGCCCTGGTGAAGGCATCCGCCTCCAACGTCGGCGTTCCGCTCGACGACGGCGACGTGCTTGCCCATCTTGGCCGCCGCGATGGCCGCGCGCTGACCCGCGGGCCCGCTCCCAAGAACCACCAGCTCGTACTCGCTCATGGCTCGCTCGCTGTCGTGTTCGGGCTTTACGCTCGGCGGTCCTCCGGGCGATCTGTCCGTGAGCGCGCGCCGGCGTGCGGCCCGGTGTCGTAGTCGTGCCCTATTCCCTCGGTCACGAGTCATGTTACCGGAGGACTGTTAAGGTCGCGTTAACGGGCTCCGATCCCGGGCGCATCCGGCGGGCTTGGCGGAGTATGGAAGCGGCACCGACCGTATGATGAGATATAGGTGGGGCGGTTTCGTCGGGAGCGGACGTATTGAGGGAGGCGCGCATGGCATATTATCTGGTTTCCGGGATCCCGCAGGCCGGCCGTATCGACGATCTCCAAGCCCGGCTGGCCGCGGGCGAGTTCATGGGGCTGCGCCCGTTTGGGCGGTCGCTCTCTAGCTCGCTCAGGAACGCGCGGCGCCGGGCCGACGGCTCGGCCGTGTGGGAGGAAGAAGACTACTGCCGGCCTCCGCTCGCGCAGGAGCGGGCGGCTGTGCTCGATCAGTACTTCGATAAGCTTGAGATAGAGCCGGTCGAGCGCGGGGAGGGATGGAAGCGCCTCGCGGGACTCCCCGCGCTCTTCCCGGCTTTGGGAGATCGCTGATGGAACTGCGGGAGGGAATCGTCTGTTCGATTGCCCGACGATGACAGGATGTGAGCCGGCCTTGACGCCGTGTGCTATAGTGTAGGGTACCAAACCTGATGACCGGGGATAGTACGACGGGGAACGGCCCCAAGAGACCCGCGTGACATGGTGGGAGCGCGGGGGGCGGCCTCGGACGGAATGGACCCGTGAGGGGCGGACCGAAAGGCGGCAGGACGCCGCCGAGTAGTCGTCGCCGGACTCCTCCACCGTAACCAGGAGGCGGGATCGAGTCCGCGTGTCGCGCGGCTCCGTCCCTGGCAAGCAGCCCCGGGCGACCGGGGAACTGGGGTGGTACCGCGGGTGGACCGAGCCTCCCGTCCCGAAAGGACGGGGGGCTTTTGTGTTTCCCCGCAGCGAGGAGGAGGCGCGATGATCGTGGTCATGGGGGCGGGGCACACGCGCGCGATGCGTGACGCGGTGACGCAAAAGATCGAGAGGGCGGGGTTGCGCTTTCAGGTGAGCGAGGGTGTGGAGCGCACCGTGATCGGCGTGGTGGGGGACAGCCACGCCAAGGAGCTGTTGCACGACGGGCTCGAGGCGATGGCCGGGGTCGAGAGCGTCGTCCGGATTCTGCAGCCCTACAAGCTTGTCGCACGGGAGTTCCACGGCGGCAAAGATACGACCGTGTGGGTCGGCGACGTTGCGATCGGCGGCGGCAGGGTCGTCGTGATCGCGGGCCCCTGCTCCGTGGAGACGCGCGACCAGACGATCGAGACGGCGAAGGCCGTCAAGCTGGCGGGCGCCAAGCTCCTGCGTGGCGGAGCGTTCAAGCCCCGCACATCGCCCTACTCGTTCCAGGGACTCGAGGAGGAGGCGCTCAAGATCCTCGCCGAGGCGCGCGACGTCACCGGGCTGCCGGTGGTCACCGAGGCGATGGACG encodes the following:
- the sthA gene encoding Si-specific NAD(P)(+) transhydrogenase yields the protein MSEYELVVLGSGPAGQRAAIAAAKMGKHVAVVERNADVGGGCLHQGTIPSKTLREAVAYLSGIRQRQVYGAAYRVKEQITINDLTFRTQRVIENEVNIVRDQLIRNRVDVVAGTASFMDPHRILVATPDGQRILQTQKTVIAVGTTPGRPPGIEFDDRRIIDSDGLLRLQALPRSMTFVGAGVVGLEYATIFQVLGVQVTLVDGRRRPLDFVDDEIEDALYYHMRDEGITLRFGEKVSGVRPHDNGRVLVELESGKTFTTDSLMFSAGRQGASAGLNLESIGVTPDARGRLKVDQYFRTQVEDVYAAGDVIGFPSLASTSMEQGRLAALHAFGVDAAPLPPNLPYGMYTIPEIAMTGPTEQHLTEQSVPYEVGVAPFRELSRVQISGGRSGILKLLFHRHTLKLLAVHIIGQNATELVHIGQTLIDHDGTVAYLRDAVFNYPTLAEAYKVAALNGLNRL
- the aroF gene encoding 3-deoxy-7-phosphoheptulonate synthase, which produces MIVVMGAGHTRAMRDAVTQKIERAGLRFQVSEGVERTVIGVVGDSHAKELLHDGLEAMAGVESVVRILQPYKLVAREFHGGKDTTVWVGDVAIGGGRVVVIAGPCSVETRDQTIETAKAVKLAGAKLLRGGAFKPRTSPYSFQGLEEEALKILAEARDVTGLPVVTEAMDVRQMDLVVKYADMIQIGARNMQNYPLLREAGRTKRPVMLKRGPSATIEELLLAAEYIMAEGNPDVVLCERGIRTFENYTRFTLDLNAVPVLKSLTHLPVLVDPCHGTGKWRLVTPMARASVAAGADGLLVEVHPEPDKALSDGPQQLTPHNFTIMMQELDAIALAVGRRV